In a genomic window of Lepisosteus oculatus isolate fLepOcu1 chromosome 3, fLepOcu1.hap2, whole genome shotgun sequence:
- the pld2 gene encoding phospholipase D2, translating to MASPEEDVVEATQATVLTRRLHRDDLPISEDELDCLREATDERPFLVIHHLQAVREKGVPLLLRDTPVTCKVDSTERHTTRSKVRVSTLYTVRLTHGRFTWTVKRKYRHFQELHRDLHSHKLMVNFLPLGRFAAERQQLGTMADELPTLHGADRARRASSKPKLLEDYLNVLLENSFCRNYHGMLEFLDVSPLSFVGDLGPKGLEGFILKRSGGHRILGLNCFGHHQFCYRWSRRWLVVKDSFLLYMKPEAGVISFVLLFDPEFKVQVGRCYTDTKYGVCIQNFTRTLVIKCSSYRQAQWWSHEIHRLSEPCEFLQTHRFDSFAPPREDTLARWYINGREYFADVAQALEQAREEIFITDWWLSPEIYLKRPATSHYWRLDQILKRKAEQGVKVCVLLYKEVELALGINSDYSKRKLMNMHPNIKVMRHPDHVSSIVFLWAHHEKMVAIDQSVAFVGGIDLAYGRWDDKHYRLADLGNMLTASQAADQQSGDVVDSPGESNPVPETQGSVSDQRQVSPEDLTDNTRLWLGKDYSNFITKDWVQLDRPFEDNIDRTVVPRMPWRDMAAVVHGKAARDLSRHFIQRWNFTKIFKNKYKDDFYPCLLPKSHSAADSLPFIVPQTRSARVQILRSVDRWSAGTCECSIHRAYIDTIESSEHYVYIENQFFISCSDEKSVFNRIGDALVDRILRAHSEQKVFRVYIVVPLLPGFEGDISSGGGTSMQAILHFTYRTMCRGEFSILGRLKEKMQDEWKHYISLCGLRTHAQLPGSLVSELIYVHSKTLIADDRRYIIGSANINDRSMLGSRDSELAVLVEDTDLVPSLMGGQEYQAGRLAMALRQECFRVLLAADSDPCIDIQDPISDEFFQGVWNRIAESNADIYDMVFRSLPSNSIHNLRMLREYVSVERMAETDPDRAREELAGVRGYLVHFPLHFLCEEYLLPPLKSKERMVPMEVWT from the exons ATGGCTTCTCCAGAGGAGGACGTGGTGGAGGCGACGCAGGCGACGGTGCTCACAAGGCGATTGCACAGAGATGATCTGCCAATCTCCGAGGACGAGCTGGACTGCCTCCGAGAGGCCACAG ACGAGCGGCCGTTCCTGGTGATCCATCACCTGCAGGCGGTGAGAGAGAAGGGGGTGCCGCTGCTCCTGCGGGACACGCCCGTCACCTGCAAGGTGGACAGCACGGAGCGCCACACCACGCGCTCCAAG gtgCGGGTCAGCACTCTGTACACAGTGCGCCTGACTCACGGCCGGTTCACCTGGACGGTGAAGAGGAAGTACCGCCACTTCCAGGAGCTGCACCGCGACCTGCACAGCCACAAGCTGATGGTGAACTTCCTGCCCCTGGGCAG GTTTGCCGCGGAGAGGCAGCAACTGGGCACCATGGCGGACGAGCTGCCCACCCTGCACGGCGCAGACCGAGCGAGACGGGCTTCCAGCAAGCCG AAGCTCCTGGAAGACTATCTGAATGTGTTACTAGAGAACAGCTTCTGCAGGAACTATCATGGGATG CTGGAGTTCCTAGATGTCAGCCCTCTGTCCTTCGTCGGGGATCTGGGACCAAAAGGCCT GGAGGGCTTTATCCTGAAAAGGTCAGGAGGTCACCGCATCCTGGGGCTCAACTGCTTCGGCCACCACCAGTTCTGTTACCGCTGGTCCCGCCG TTGGCTGGTTGTTAAAGACTCATTTCTCCTCTACATGAAGCCGGAAGCAGGGGTCATCTCTTTTGTGCTGCTCTTTGACCCGGAGTTCAAAGTTCAAGTGGGCCGCTGTTACACCGATACAAAGTATGGAGTGTGTATCCAGAACTTTACCAG GACACTGGTCATCAAGTGCAGCAGCTACAGGCAGGCGCAGTGGTGGAGCCATGAGATCCACAGGCTGTCGGAGCCCTGCGAATTCCTGCAGACACACCGGTTCGACAGCTTCGCCCCGCCCCGCGAGGACACGCTCGCCAGATG GTACATCAATGGCAGGGAGTATTTTGCTGATGTTGCCCAGGCTCTGGAGCAGGCGAGAGAGGAGATCTTCATCACAGACTGGTG GCTCAGTCCTGAGATCTACCTGAAGCGCCCAGCTACCAGCCACTACTGGCGCCTAGACCAGATCTTAAAGCGGAAAGCG GAACAGGGAGTGAAAGTGTGCGTCCTGCTGTACAAGGAGGTGGAGTTGGCGCTGGGCATCAACAGTGACTACAGCAAGAGGAAGCTCATGAACATGCACCCCAATATCAAG gtgatgCGCCACCCCGATCACGTTTCCTCCATAGTCTTCCTCTGGGCGCATCATGAGAAGATGGTGGCCATTGACCAATCGGTGGCCTTTGTGGGCGGGATTGACCTGGCCTATGGGAGGTGGGATGACAAACACTATAGGCTGGCAGACCTGGGGAACATGCTGACAGCCAGTCAGGCAGCAGACCAGCAG agtggTGACGTGGTTGATTCGCCCGGTGAGTCGAACCCTGTGCCTGAGACACAGGGCAGTGTTTCGGATCAGCGGCAGGTCAGCCCAGAGGACCTCACCGACAACACCCGGCTGTGGCTGGGCAAGGACTACAGCAACTTCATCACCAAGGACTGGGTCCAGCTGGACCGGCCCTTCGAGG ataACATTGACCGCACTGTGGTTCCCAGGATGCCATGGCGGGATATGGCCGCAGTGGTTCATGGGAAGGCGGCTCGAGATTTGTCTCGTCACTTCATCCAGCGCTGGAACTTCACCAAG ATCTTCAAGAACAAATACAAAGACGACTTCTACCCCTGCCTGCTGCCCAAGTCACACAGCGCTGCGGACTCGCTGCCGTTCATTGTGCCTCAGACCCGCAGTGCCAGAGTgcag ATCCTGCGCTCGGTGGATCGCTGGTCGGCGGGGACCTGCGAGTGTTCTATACACAGGGCCTACATCGACACCATCGAGAGCAGCGAGCACTACGTCTACATCGAG AATCAGTTCTTCATCAGCTGCAGTGACGAGAAGAGTGTGTTTAACAGGATAGGAGATGCCCTAGTCGACAGGATTCTCCGAGCTCACAG tgagcagaaagtgttCAGGGTGTACATCGTGGTGCCTTTGCTGCCAGGATTCGAGGGAGACATCAGCAGTGGTGGCGGGACCTCGATGCAGGCGATCTTACATTTCACCTACAG GACTATGTGTCGAGGGGAGTTCTCTATCCTGGGGCGGCTGAAGGAGAAGA TGCAAGATGAGTGGAAGCACTACATCTCTCTGTGTGGTCTGCGAACCCACGCCCAGCTTCCCGGCTCTCTGGTGTCGGAGCTGATCTACGTGCACAGCAAGACCCTCATCGCCGATGATCGGCGCTACATCATCG gctCTGCCAACATCAATGACCGCAGCATGCTGGGCAGCCGGGACAGTGAGCTGGCCGTGCTGGTGGAGGACACGGACCTGGTGCCCTCGCTGATGGGCGGCCAGGAGTACCAGGCGGGCCGGCTGGCAATGGCCTTGCGGCAGGAGTGCTTCCG GGTTCTTCTGGCAGCGGACTCAGACCCCTGCATCGACATCCAGGATCCAATCAGTGACGAGTTTTTCCAGGGGGTGTGGAACAGGATCGCCGAATCGAACGCTGACATTTACGACATG GTCTTCCGGTCTCTCCCCTCTAACTCGATCCACAACCTGCGGATGCTGAGGGAGTACGTCTCGGTGGAGCGGATGGCGGAGACGGACCCCGACAGGGCAAGAGAGGAGCTAGCTGGGGTCAGGGGTTACCTGGTCCACTTCCCCCTTCACTTCCTGTGTGAGGAGTACCTGCTGCCTCCCCTCAAAAGCAAGGAGCGCATGGTCCCCATGGAGGTGTGGACATAG